The stretch of DNA TGCGTGTGTTTAGATTCGTAGAGTTGGCATCGTCGCACACTTACGAGAAAGGGAAGCATGTCCGCGAAGAAGCCGGGCTGGGATGGATCAACCAAGATCTTAGAGGCATCTACGGGCACCGAGGCCGGATCTACGCTGGCCTGGGTCGAGCAGTCGCGACTCAACCGCAAGGAGTTCAACGACCAGCTCGAAAACTCTCTAAAACTAGTTGGATTGTCTCGGAGGAACCCCAAGAGGTCTAAGAGCATGACTCAGAAGCGCAAGGGTTTGCACGAGCGTCATGCCACCGCATCGCTGTCTCCGATTGAGaccggcgtcctcgatgaGCTTCAGTCGTTGCTGGCGACCGCGGCAGCCCATCCGCCTGATAGCGAGAGAGTCGCGAACCTGGatgacgcgacgacggctaCGGCATCAactccgccacctccgcctaCGGCGACAGGGTTCGATCCAGCGAAGACCCCCCATGCTGGTCGTGTTGTGATGCCCGCCGCTAAGCCCGGAGCGAAAATATTGCGCGGATCGGTCGTTGGGGACCTTCGAGCCACGCTAGAAGAGACGAGGAGCTTGTTAAGCGACCGGGACGAGCAGTTGAGGAAAGCTCGGCTGAGGGAGGCCGAACTGATGACCGCGCTTGAGAGCGAGAGGCAGTGCGTGTTGCGTGCCGAGCGCAGAATTGAGTCATTGGAGCGCGCTTTGGGAGTTGCGGATCCTCAGGGCGTGTTTCCAGTTCCAGCTAACGTCCACACGGAGAACGACGAATTGGAAGCGAGTGCACAGATCCTTGAGGCGTCGTTTGATGAGTACCTTGATGAGAAGAGCGTGACGGAGCGTGGCCACGGGTCGCGTGACTTGAGGGAACCCTTAGATATCGTGGCGagggccgaggcggccgtGAGAGGAGCGatcgaggaggctgcgagggCAGTGTGCGCAGAAGCGAGCGCAAAGGAGGCCGTGAGGTTGATGACTGAAGCTGAGACGCAGACTGCGCTGGCCGAGGCGCTTCGtgcttcgcgtcgtcgcgaggaaGCACTTGCTGCTAGAATATCCGTGCTTGAACGCGATAGAGCCGCGAGGATAAGCGTGGGAAGCAGGGGCCCTCCAAGCATCATACCTTcagcggcgcgggaggcaaTCCTCGCGAAGGCTGCTTCGCGGGAGGCGAACCTCGAGCGTGGCGACGGCAGATCCAGAGGACTtgcgccgtctccggccCTGGTGCAACTTCTAAATAAGGAGTCATCTGGACACCGGTCGCGCGCTGACGGTGCCATCGTCACCAGCTAGATGTAAATGTTACACACTTAGTCACTTGTTTCACTGTAGACTACTCATAACACTAAACATTACGAGAAGGTAACACACATTCCAGACAGCCAGAGGCACAGAACCGCTAGTGCAGGCGGTTGGTGGTCTGGTGGGGGGGAAGAGGAATGTTCGCAAATCTACTCAACGCGGTGAAGCGTAGGGATAGGTTCTCCCTGGAGGAGCTTCGGCGGCTCaatgacgtcgtcgcgcgcaccACCACGGTCACCACCGCgaaccgcgacgcgctcgtggagaCCTTCAGGGAGATTGCGGAGCTGATGATCTGGGGGGACCAGAACGAGCCCTCGTTTTTCGACGCCTTTGTCGAGATGCGGACGTTGACACACTTCTCCAGGTTCATAAATCAGCAGGCGCGGCATCGTGCGGCCCACAGGCAGGGCCaacccgcccgcggagggTCACACCTCACCTTACAACTTTTGCAGACCCTCTCCATCATGGTACAGAACATTCAACTGGAGACGTCACTGTTTTACCTGTTCAGCAACAACCACGTcaacgagctcatcgagtgCGACTTCGACTTTGACGATGAGGAGGTTATGGCCTACTATATATCCTTGCTGAAGACCATCTCGTTGAAGCTCAACCCGGCGACGGTTCAGTTCTTCTTTGACtatggcgatggcgtccaggGTGGAAACAAGAAGTGCTCGGAGGCGCCGGATGCCAAACTCGCTTCGTTTCCTCTATTCACGAGAGCCGTCGGTTTCGTGGAGCACCCGGAGAGTATGGTCAGGgctgcggcgaggaccgTCGTGTTGAATGTGTTCGGAGTGCACGACAAGGAGCTTCGGCGGTATTTGCTGAAGCCGGAGAACTGGGCTCTGTACGTGCCGAGAGTGGTTGACAGGATCGCTGCGGCAGTGGAGAGCCTTGATGGCGTCGCGTTGGTCGACGGTTCAAGTCCAGCTGAGATTTCACACGATGGTGAACGTTCCAACCTGGTCGCTGAGCTCGGGGATCTTATGTACCACGTCAACGACCTGATGTGTGTCCCGGATCTGTTGGACAGTGGAGACAAATCTCATTCACATTACGAGGATGAAAATGGAGTGGCGTCCAAGACTGAGCGAGAACTCTGGAGTAAGTTTGTCGAGCCCACCGCCCTTGGCTCGTTGAAACAAGGAGATGGTGCTACATCTTCGATGACGGCAGCACTTTTCGCGCTTTCAAGGCTGATGCAAGCTTGCACGCGCACAACGCTTGCCAACCGTCTCTGCGAGGCGCTGACAAAAAAAAACTCCAGAGAGGGCGTGTCGAGTCGCGATGCATTCGTCGCATCGCTCAAGTCTCCGCGACTTGACGTCGCTTCCGCCGCAGTCTTCACTCTGTACTCGATCGTAAAATCTTGCCACGTCAGCGATGAGGCTGCAGAGGAGGGTGGGTTACTCCCAGTGCAGAGGAAAGAGGCAATGGGTGGCGACTGGGGCGAGGATGAGAAGGGCAAGTTTGCAGATGAGTGGATAGCCGCACTGATCAAGTTTATCACCGAAACGCAGGCGCCACTCGCAGCGAAACAGTGTGCAACGTGGGTGTTGCGGCGGCTCGCTACGCGAGAGTCGCTCGGGAACGAGCGAAAGTCCGCGCTGGACAAGATGATGGTGGATGCAGCAAGGGTCTTTGTTCATGGGGTGATGGACGGCCCATGGTATGACTCAGCATCTTGTCTGTTCACACAGGAGTGGGCGTCTGCGagacgcgccgtcgagcaaCCGTCGACACAAGACGATGCAGTGATATCTATTCTGATTGCTGCGCGCGCTCAAGATGATCAGGATACGTTGAatcctccctcgccgagcgatAGCAGCcctggcgcaggcgcagcGCTGGTTGCTCAATTGCGAGAACTAATGTTTGCAGCGATGCTGAGACCTGAGTTTTTCGGTGCTGCGTTGCctctcgacgcgccgcctctGGGTGATCCGAGCCTTATAATCGACGCGATGACTGACACGGTAGATTCCGATACGATGTACGAGCCCGTCGCAGTAGGGTCCACGGCAGAGCTGGAGGTCAAGGAGGGTGAATTTGTGGTCGAAAGCACGGACACAGATCGTTCCGTCGCGTGCCGCGTCGCATTCGAGCCAGGCCGCGAGTTGCACGTGCGAATCGAGGTAATATCTAGGGTATGTGGCTCGTGTGCGAGTGCCAGTGCGGTGCTGGTCTCTGAGGGTGGGAGGGTACGGGCAGTTGCTCCGATAGCAGGCTGCGTCGCAGAGATAGACTCTACGCACTCAAAGTGGCTTCACATGCGAGTGCGAAGCCCTTGGAGCCAGctctcggcgctcgcgaagagTTCTTTCGGGCACATTGGCCCGGTCATTGGAGGGGGTAGAATGACCGCTTCTCAGAAGCGGAAGCTGCAGGATGGGCACTGGACCTTAGCCTTCTCGGATGCAGAGTCAGCGGAGCGTGCGAGGGGGTTGGTAGAGTCCGCAAGACTGCGGCTGCGCATCGCGACTGAGATGTCTCTGGCGCCATTACTCTCGTGACCTACCGATGACATGCGTAGCCTGGATTTTATAACAGCGCGCTAGGTAGTTAGTTGGTGCGGCGGACTCCCGGCGATCGGTTTTGCGCGGCAATCAGTAAGTTGGTGAGCTCTAGCGGCGACTCTGGCCGAGAGCTTCGCCGGAGGGGAATCTGTACAAGATACTTCCATCATCCAGCACCGTCCGCGTGAGCCCAAACATGAAAACGTTCGTCCCGTCATCCTGGGGATCGCACATGATGATGGTTGTGGTGTCTCCGGGCTTCTCTGCATCGTCCTCGACCACTGCCATCTTCCCCCCGGGGAGCTGGCGCAAGCTGTTTGGCGAAATATAGGCCACATAAACCTTCCCACCGATCGTCACGTCGATGGGCTTGGGCCTCCAGGCGCCAGCGACGACCGATCCCATACTTGAATATctctcgatcgcctcggcgagtttcgcttcctcgtcctcctcgggctcagACTCAACCTTGGTCACATCGCCGGAGGATCTCACTTGCGCCGCCGTCTCAGCCCATTGAGCATGCTCCTCCTCaatctcctccgcctcgcgggcCTCCTCTGAATCCGCGTTTTCGACGGACATGTAGTCACTCGATGACGAAACGTCGTCGGTCCCGAAAGAAtcgaacgcgacgtcgacACCAGCCGTGGGGACCTTCTCGTGGTCAACCCACGGCGTGCCCTCCGGTGTCTTAGGCAGCCTCGGCTGCTTCTCCGGGGACACAGCTCGGCGGAAGTTATCGAACATGTTCTCGATGCCATCCACGATTGACTTTATGCCCATCTTGGACACGTGTTCAAAACCCTTTccgagcgcatcgccgccttcgggCGCCTTTCGTTCGCGCCTCATGATCACCGTGCCGTCCGATGCCGGCTCGACGACACTCTCCTtgggcgcgagctccttcgcggcagccgcagcagccagcttggccttctcggtcgcggcggcgagctcgtcttCGCCGTTCTGGAGAGCACGGGCCTGTTCGATGAGTTCCTGTGCCTCGTCCAGCAGCATCTGAGCGCGTTCGGCGGGCGTCTGCTCCTTCTTCACGTttgccgtcgccctcgcctgAAAGTCCTCCGCATCCTTCCCCACAAACCTGAACATGATGTCGCCGTCTGCACTGCGGATTACCTCGACCGCGGTCTCGGATCCGTCCTCATCGACGTGATCGTACACTTCcgcgacgatgtcgacgAGTGCAGTGGACGCGCTGATGGCGTCGGAGGCATCGCCCGAGGCCCCCATGACGTCACTCATCAGGGTGCCCTCAACGGGGTTGCCGTCGTTGTCGAATCGGTATATGATAGTGTTCGAGgggtcgaacgcgtcgtcccgccccgcgggatccgcgggaacgcgcgaggtggacacgcgcgccgccaccatGCGCGAGCGGTTCGGGAGCGCGGGGGCAATGACGGCGGGGATCTTGCGGCGTGGACCGGGGGACCTCCTCAACAGCCCGGCCGACGAAACCAGGTGTCTGCTCGAGCTGCAGGAAAAGAACATCTGGCGAGAGGTGGTTTCCGTCGGGGTGGTTTGCGACGATGGGCGGGGTGAGCCTCGAAAGATCGGCGACAACCGCGTTAGTGGCGGCGCGGAGAATAACTCTGCGGGGCGATCGAGAGGATGGTCGCCTTGTGATgcgcgcgtctcgcacgTGACATACGCCGAGATCCGCGAGGGTTGAACTTTCTCAGTCCTGCGGAACAACAAAATCTGTTTCCCGCGTATCCACCGTGCTGCCGTGCGAGCGGGGAGAGCCGCGAACCGTCATAAAACCCCGAAACGCAAACCCTCCCGACCGCGAGTGCCACGCAAGAAGATGCCGCAGAAGATAATCCATCATTTTTTTCAGACTGCTCGCCGAGCAGAAAAAGTCGAAAAAAAAAAAGGGAAACAAGGCTCGCGGAGACGAGAGGCAGATGGCCCTCGGACCGGCTTCGATCGGAGGCGGGCGGGCCAATAGGAACAGCTGTTGGTTTTTTTTGAAGACCTCAGGAGGGTTTGCACGTCGACCGAGACTGAGGAGCGCAGTAGAGGGAATATCCGAACATGTCGGCCCCCGCACCTGCCGAGAAAGAGCAGGGATGGTTCAGccgcctcgcgagctccgtGGCGTCCTCCGTGGGCGAGGGACTGAACTAGTGCGTGCCCGCAGATGACCCCAACTTTTTCTCGGGTCGTCGCAAGCGCGGCTCGTTCGCGTGGCGATCCGCTTCCCGTGCCCGCAACCTCTCACCTGATCCCCCTCTATGGCTCGCCTCACGTCGGCACTCGGGTCGAACGTGCGATCGCCGCTtcgatcgagcgcgagcgtcgatcGAACCtcacggccgcgacgggaaGCCcaaccgcctcgtcgtcagCCCTGAAAACCCGACCGCGGCTTCTTCCCCGTCGATCTCGACCCCGGGCCTGCGCTGAACCCATCGCTCCCTTCTTTCTCAACAGTCTTaccggcgtcgaggatccTGATGAGTTGAAGACCGTGGATGACGGCAGCGGAAACGTGACaaagaaggacgacgccgacgcgggcggtcgCAAGGCCATGTGGTCGCAGCTCAAGGATCTCGTCGGAGCCGATATCATGTCCAAGTTTAGCATTCCCATCTTCCTCATGGAGCCTATCAGCGTGCTCCAGAAGACGGCGGAGAACATGCAGTACTGCGAGTTACTCGACAGGGCgtgcgaggaggaggaggagttcaTGCGGCTTGCCTACGTTGCGGCactcgccgtctccgtctaCTCATCCAACGAGCGAACGAAGAAGCCGTTCAACCCCATTCTTGGCGAGACCTGGGAGATGGCGCTGCCCGAGGTGGACGGGATCtacgtcgccgagcaggtGTGCCATCACCCCCCGATCGGCGCGAGCCACTGCGAGACCCCACGCTGGACGTTTGACCTGACCTCCGCGGTTCGGACCAAGTTCATGGGTAACTGGGTCGACGTCTGGCCCAAAGGGAGGACAAGGATCCACCTGAAGGAGTGCGGGGACGTGTACAACCTGTTGCCGCCTGCATCCAGGGTGAACAACCTCGTGGTCGGTCGGTTGTGGGTCGATACCTTCGGCGAGATGCGCGTGAACAACCTCAAGACGGGCGCCAGCGCCGTGCTGACGTTCAAGGAGTGTAACATGTTCGGCGCGGGCCGATGGGAAGTGTCGggcgacgtgctcggcgCAGATGGCGAGTGCAAGCTCAAGCTCAAGGGCAAGTGGAACGAGTCTATGACCGCCACCAAGCCCGACGGTTCCACCGGTCGCATCCTCTGGGCCAAGAACCCCGAGCCCAAGGAGGGTGCGCTCGTCGAGAAGTACGGGTTTGACAACTGGACGCTTCGCATGAACGCGGCAAAGGATGCGCCCAAGGGTCTGCTCAAGTCCGactcgcgcctccgccccgaTCGCATGGCGCTGGAGAAAGGTGACGACACCACCGCACAGAAGATGAAGCACGTGTTGGAGGAGAAGCAGAGGGCGGAGCGAAGGAAAAGGGAGGCAAACGGCGGGGAGTGGAAGCCGCGGTGGttcaagctcgcggcggaggccgaccttcacgagctcgagctggaCGTCGGCACGGCCGTGTGGGAATGGAACGGAGCGTACAACGAGGAGTTGGCGAAAAGGACGGAGAAGGGGATTGATAACGTGCTGGAGACTGAGTTTGACCCTTGGGAGTTTGAGGACACCAAGGACATGGTGATCCCTTAATGAGTTGCCCATTGAATTGATACATTCATTCTACACATGCCAGTCGCCTCGCTCGAGTGTGTTAAGGTGAGTTTTAACAATCAAGTATGATAGGTTGCCACGCGCTCAAGCGCGAATTCCCTGAATCtgcgaacctcgcggactGCCCACACCCGCGGCAGCGGCCAAGCCTGACAGCTTTCTCCTTTTACCATTCCACGTCTGGGGCGAGTACACCCTGTTCGAAGCATCCGACGCGAACATGCGCTCGAGTCGCCTCGGAGAGCTCAGTTTGGCCTTGACCGCACTCATGATCATGGCATTTGTCTCGTTCTCCTTGTCGCTAGCCcactcgtcctcctcctcctcctcctcctccgccgccgccgccgccgctggtgCTGCGTTGATTGCCCCAAGTGCGCTTGCCATGGCCAACCCGGCATCCCTCGCCGatctcgcggcgtccctcgccctAGCTGCCGCATCCGGTGACCCTCTCGGTGATCTCGGCGGCATGACTGCGAgcctcgccagcgccctcgACTTCCTGGTCGCCAGCCTCACGGCACGCGCCGCTGCTGACGCCACACCCCACGTGATCCTAGCGACCGGGGAGACGCAGCGCGCGGTGCTTCCACCCACCTTGCCCAGCGCACGGATCGGGGATGCGAGGGTACACACCGGATCGCTCGTGCACCATCTCGTCGCGCTTCGAAACCCTTCCTCACAGTGTtccatcgcgacgccgagactGAGCAGAGCTCGGATGACGACCGCCCGAAGCGGAGCACCCTTGAAATAACCGTCGGGTCGTTGCGGTAGGCGTCGCAGTGCGATGACGAGGCTCGCGGGGTCGTTATCTCCCTCCTCCGTCTCATATTGGCTCTCGATACTCCCCATGATGTCCTCAACGTCCTGAAGTCCCGCGAATCTCACCTGCCGtagcgcgagcgcctcgcgttTTCGCACCCCCCATTTCACCGCCACCAAGGAAAGGTTCAGGGGCGAATCGTCCCACATGGAGAGCCTCAGGTTGTCGTCATCCAGGTCACCCGAAGAGTGATCATGGGCCGCTGCGTCCTCCCTCTGCCACCTACGGAGTAAATCCTTCGCGGAGGGCATGGCGAGCGACGACAGACCCCTTCCTCACCTCCAGAGTGATCGAGTTTGCGCAGGGGGAACAGAAGCGTTTTTTTCCGTGACTTGTCTGCTTGCACAGTTCTCACGCGAAAAAAACACGCGACCTCATCACCAGAACCAAGcagaggcggcgctcgatgTACCGGCCGGCCTCGAACCCCTCGCCATGTCACCATCTGGCACCGGTGAGCACCACTGTGGCGGCGTTCGGACCCCAGAATGATCCCTGTTACGTCATGGCGATCGCATCGAGGTACGTCGCGCGAGCTCACCCAAcaccgtcgcccgccgcccccctgTCGCTCCCACCCAGGTCGCTCACCAATCTATTCGCCccacctcctcgcctcgACCGACAGCTCGGACGGAAAAtacctcgcgacgtcgttaTCGACGCAGGCGGTGAAGGTATATCAGCGCACAGAGGACGGGGgtatcgccgcgctcgtcgagctgaccggccacggcgccgcaGTTACCGACGTGACCATCCCTCTCCCACACGAGCCCTGCACGGTGTGCTCGTCCTCGCTCGACGGGACCGTCCGTCTCTGGGATTGCAGGGCAGCGGAAGGTCAGCGTGAGGTTATGAAGTTCGTCGCGGGGTTTGCCAAGGAgttcgcctccgcgacgctgggcggcgggaacgACCACCTCGTTGTCGGCGCGCAGAACGAGCAGGTGGTCTTCTGGGATCGCAGAGTGGGCACTGGGCTCGAGGTGTTTGAGGACTCACACAGTGAAGACGTGACGAGGGTCAGGTTCCAACCGGGGCGTCGCAACCGGCTCTTCACCGCAGGTGTCGATGGTTTGGCTTGTGCATTCGATGTGGGGGGATGTCCCGCGGACAtcaacgacgaggacgggctTCTGACCGTCATGCACACTGGCTGCGCTATTGTCGAGTTGGGCTTCGTCAGCGGAGCGGGGGACGATGACGTGTTGTGGCTGCTCACGGGTAATGAGGACGCGTGGTTTTACGATgcaggcgacgacgctgaTACGATAGGTAACACACTTGCGTACATACCGgacacgcgcggcgcggcgcagcgcTCGAGTTTCGCCGCGGATATCCACGCGGGTGGGTTGTCGCAGCAGGTGGACTACCTCGTCGGGTGCTTCAGTCGAAAGGAACCGGGCGGCGGATCCACGGTCatggtcgcggcggggacgcaaGGGGGTGCGGTGGGTGTCTACCCGGTGGTCGCATCAACCGACCCGGCCTCATCACCCGCCGTGTTGGGCGCACCCATCGCGGTGATGGACGGCGGGCACGTCGACATCGTCAGGGCCATGGCGTGGAAGCCGGATAACGCCGCAGAGCCGCCAGTGACTGGCGCGGAGGATAGCAGGATGTGCGCGTGGGGAGAGAAGAAGGCGGTCGATcccggcggggacggtggATACATCCAGGCGGGGGGTAAAATAGGGCGTGGAGACGAAGGTGGAAGGCGACACTCCCCGTATTAGGCGTTGTGAACTCGCACTCGCAGAAAATTTGTTGCCTGGACTCGCTGTTTCGCAAATCCGACGTGTCCAAAATCCGTAGCGCGCGGCACAGTGGGGACGCGGCCATG from Micromonas commoda chromosome 3, complete sequence encodes:
- a CDS encoding predicted protein; this encodes MASALPVVVRVKRKRELAPVDTIVVEAEESHAAKRRARDAALAAELDTALSGALGDSVDERQSSIAGGHGSERAPLEGTGRPNRRRFRRVQMTLSVADAQDEGRVRELVQTVVAATRKRVQEDVASGGESTSLSKVTDGIVDPASHPTKRATRLTRPANARSTSDAMSGHFRMYDLVCDEGEAPPPAKPSPSTRKPVGAGLRRGARPPPPPRDATDEPREEDPARLLCNYAPMLREYLGTDALGTNGETGVTEGGDDDDKYVYDVYVRADDDDEEDDEGANSKFVGDVNAKANLASLIYVNSEDAALFEWMDGLAEEYDHEDDVDSQDSNREDAPDADYPEDESDSYSEGDSREDWVGGSDDDGFGSRHRGGYNWVDGGVEGDYSGDDDVYDEFHGGIERHSGYREGSMSAKKPGWDGSTKILEASTGTEAGSTLAWVEQSRLNRKEFNDQLENSLKLVGLSRRNPKRSKSMTQKRKGLHERHATASLSPIETGVLDELQSLLATAAAHPPDSERVANLDDATTATASTPPPPPTATGFDPAKTPHAGRVVMPAAKPGAKILRGSVVGDLRATLEETRSLLSDRDEQLRKARLREAELMTALESERQCVLRAERRIESLERALGVADPQGVFPVPANVHTENDELEASAQILEASFDEYLDEKSVTERGHGSRDLREPLDIVARAEAAVRGAIEEAARAVCAEASAKEAVRLMTEAETQTALAEALRASRRREEALAARISVLERDRAARISVGSRGPPSIIPSAAREAILAKAASREANLERGDGRSRGLAPSPALVQLLNKESSGHRSRADGAIVTS
- a CDS encoding predicted protein, whose translation is MPSAKDLLRRWQREDAAAHDHSSGDLDDDNLRLSMWDDSPLNLSLVAVKWGVRKREALALRQVRFAGLQDVEDIMGSIESQYETEEGDNDPASLVIALRRLPQRPDGYFKGAPLRAVVIRALLSLGVAMEHCEEGFRSATRWCTSDPVCTLASPIRALGKVGGSTARCVSPVARITWGVASAAARAVRLATRKSRALARLAVMPPRSPRGSPDAAARARDAARSARDAGLAMASALGAINAAPAAAAAAEEEEEEEDEWASDKENETNAMIMSAVKAKLSSPRRLERMFASDASNRVYSPQTWNGKRRKLSGLAAAAGVGSPRGSQIQGIRA
- a CDS encoding predicted protein, yielding MSAPAPAEKEQGWFSRLASSVASSVGEGLNYLTGVEDPDELKTVDDGSGNVTKKDDADAGGRKAMWSQLKDLVGADIMSKFSIPIFLMEPISVLQKTAENMQYCELLDRACEEEEEFMRLAYVAALAVSVYSSNERTKKPFNPILGETWEMALPEVDGIYVAEQVCHHPPIGASHCETPRWTFDLTSAVRTKFMGNWVDVWPKGRTRIHLKECGDVYNLLPPASRVNNLVVGRLWVDTFGEMRVNNLKTGASAVLTFKECNMFGAGRWEVSGDVLGADGECKLKLKGKWNESMTATKPDGSTGRILWAKNPEPKEGALVEKYGFDNWTLRMNAAKDAPKGLLKSDSRLRPDRMALEKGDDTTAQKMKHVLEEKQRAERRKREANGGEWKPRWFKLAAEADLHELELDVGTAVWEWNGAYNEELAKRTEKGIDNVLETEFDPWEFEDTKDMVIP
- a CDS encoding predicted protein, whose product is MIPVTSWRSHRGTSRELTQHRRPPPPCRSHPGRSPIYSPHLLASTDSSDGKYLATSLSTQAVKVYQRTEDGGIAALVELTGHGAAVTDVTIPLPHEPCTVCSSSLDGTVRLWDCRAAEGQREVMKFVAGFAKEFASATLGGGNDHLVVGAQNEQVVFWDRRVGTGLEVFEDSHSEDVTRVRFQPGRRNRLFTAGVDGLACAFDVGGCPADINDEDGLLTVMHTGCAIVELGFVSGAGDDDVLWLLTGNEDAWFYDAGDDADTIGNTLAYIPDTRGAAQRSSFAADIHAGGLSQQVDYLVGCFSRKEPGGGSTVMVAAGTQGGAVGVYPVVASTDPASSPAVLGAPIAVMDGGHVDIVRAMAWKPDNAAEPPVTGAEDSRMCAWGEKKAVDPGGDGGYIQAGGKIGRGDEGGRRHSPY
- a CDS encoding predicted protein, with the protein product VTTANRDALVETFREIAELMIWGDQNEPSFFDAFVEMRTLTHFSRFINQQARHRSHLTLQLLQTLSIMVQNIQLETSLFYLFSNNHVNELIECDFDFDDEEVMAYYISLLKTISLKLNPATVQFFFDYGDGVQGGNKKCSEAPDAKLASFPLFTRAVGFVEHPESMVRAAARTVVLNVF
- a CDS encoding predicted protein, which translates into the protein MVAARVSTSRVPADPAGRDDAFDPSNTIIYRFDNDGNPVEGTLMSDVMGASGDASDAISASTALVDIVAEVYDHVDEDGSETAVEVIRSADGDIMFRFVGKDAEDFQARATANVKKEQTPAERAQMLLDEAQELIEQARALQNGEDELAAATEKAKLAAAAAAKELAPKESVVEPASDGTVIMRRERKAPEGGDALGKGFEHVSKMGIKSIVDGIENMFDNFRRAVSPEKQPRLPKTPEGTPWVDHEKVPTAGVDVAFDSFGTDDVSSSSDYMSVENADSEEAREAEEIEEEHAQWAETAAQVRSSGDVTKVESEPEEDEEAKLAEAIERYSSMGSVVAGAWRPKPIDVTIGGKVYVAYISPNSLRQLPGGKMAVVEDDAEKPGDTTTIIMCDPQDDGTNVFMFGLTRTVLDDGSILYRFPSGEALGQSRR